The Kwoniella dendrophila CBS 6074 chromosome 1, complete sequence genome contains a region encoding:
- a CDS encoding glutamate decarboxylase — protein sequence MALSRHVDAEKIINESRDHPVRKHTHNRQATLLDIPYTSRYDVEVDLPRYSIPETGVNAKTSYQLLHDELLLDGNPNMNLASFVNTWVPDECNRLMYENLNKNLVDQDEYPAAQAIHERCISMISHLWHAPKDATALGTATTGSSEAIMLGGMALKKRWQEKMKAAGKDIHNPGPNIVMGAEAQVALEKFARYFEVEDRLVPVHKESGYVMDPKEAIKHVDENTIGIFVIMGSTYTGTFESVQGMSDELDRYEKETGISIPIHVDAASGGFVAPFVYPDLAWDFRIPRVNSINASGHKYGLASVGLGWIIWRSAEYLPKELIFELHYLGQTDYSFNLNFSRPAFPVLSQMFHFLNLGFSGYKRINENNLSKARLISRALEASGYFTCLSQIHNPKGQGESNISPVIANAASNLIHGHMPENNDPTYYVEGLPVVSFRFTDEIKEKYPNVKQSWIQSQLRAIGWIVPNYPLPPAEDSQEILRAVVRESLSGDLARKLITDIISVTEELLEGAGPSYIMSVASRRQGSSTSPSDGKKGESLDTDHISNNTNTYAKTC from the exons ATGGCTCTCTCTAGACACGTAGACGCTGAAAAGATCATCAATGAATCAAGAGATCATCCTGTCAGAAAGCATACTCATAACAGACA AGCTACCCTCTTGGATATCCCTTACACCTCACGATAcgatgttgaagttgatttacctcGATACTCTATTCCAGAGACTGGTGTAAATGCCAAAACATCTTATCAATTGTTACACGATGAATTGCTCCTTG ATGGAAACCCAAACATGAATCTTGCAAG TTTCGTCAACACATGGGTTCCTGATGAGTGCAACAGATTGATGTATGAAAATCTGAATAAG AACCTCGtcgatcaagatgaataCCCTGCTGCTCAAGCTATACATGAAAGATGTATT TCTATGATTTCTCATCTCTGGCACGCACCTAAAGATGCAACCGCTCTCGGTACAGCCACTACCGGTTCCTCAGAAGCTATCATGCTTGGTGGTATGGCTTTGAAGAAACGATGGCAA GAAAAAATGAAAGCTGCCGGTAAAGACATACACAACCCGGGTCCTAACATTGTCATGGGTGCTGAAGCTCAAGTCGCTCTTGAGAAATTCGCAAG ATACTTCGAGGTAGAAGACAGATTGGTACCAGTACACAAAGAG TCTGGATACGTCATGGATCCTAAGGAAGCTATAAAACATGTTGATGAGAATACCATTGGTATCTTTGT TATTATGGGTTCCACTTATACCGGAACCTTCGAGTCTGTCCAAGGCATGTCTGATGAACTAGATAGATACGAAAAAGAAACCGGTATCAGTATCCCAATTCACGTTGATGCTGCTTCTGGTGGATTTGTAGC ACCTTTCGTGTACCCCGATCTTGCTTGGGACTTTAGAATCCCTCGAGTAAATTCTATTAACGCCTCCGGTCATAAATATGGTCTTGCATCTGTCGGTCTTGGTTGGATCATTTGGAGAAGTGCAGAATACCTACCAAAAGAATTGATCTTCGAGTTGCATTATCTtggtcaa ACCGATTATTCATTCAACCTTAACTTCAGTAGACCTGCTTTCCCAGTCTTAAGTCAAATGTTCCATT TCCTCAACCTCGGTTTCTCTGGATACAAACGAATCAATGAGaacaatttatcaaaagCGAGACTTATCTCCCGAGCTCTTGAGGCTTCTGGTTATTTCACTTGCCTATCACAGATCCACAACCCTaaaggtcaaggtgaatCAAATATCTCACCTGTAATTGCAAATGCAGCATCAAATCTCATTCATGGCCATATGCCTGAGAACAACGACCCAACATACTATGTTGAGGGTTTACCAGTAGTATCATTCCGATTTACTGATGAAATTAAGGAGAAATACCCTAACGTTAAACAATCTTGGATTCAAAGTCAATTGCGGGCTATCGGATGGATCGTACCCAA CTACCCGCTCCCACCTGCCGAGGATAGTCAAGAGATTCTCCGAGCAGTAGTCAGAGAATctctttcaggtgatttagcaAGAAAACTCATCACCGACATCATCTCAGT TACTGAGGAACTTCTCGAAGGAGCTGGACCATCATACATCATGTCCGTAGCAAGTAGAAGACAAGGTAGTAGTACCTCACCTTCCGACGGCAAGAAAGGAGAATCTCTCGATACTGATCATATTTCCAACAACACCAACACTTATGCTAAAACCTGTTAA